CGTCCTGCTTTTCAGCGCGGTCGTGGTCTGCCTGTATGGAAATAGCCTGCACGCCGGTCTGCGCACCAACAACATGTTCTATTGCCGCAAGATATTCCTGCGCCAAACCGCCATGTGCCACTATCACAATTCCGATCACAGCGTGCCATGCCCTTCAAGTTGGCGATCCAGTTCGCGGTGCCTTATTGACACCTGCCATCCCTGTTGTGCAAGGCGCAATGCATGCTGTTCTGCCAAAGCCACAGAGCGGTGCTTGCCCCCGGTGCAACCGAAGGCGATCGAGATATTGGATTTCCCCTCTTCACGGAAAGCGGGCAGCAAAAGCGCGCTCAAATCAAAAACCTGCTCGGCGAAGGACGCAAACAGCGGGTCTTCCTTCACATATGCCGCAACTGCGCTGTCGCGTCCGTCGGCATCGCGCAGGGATGGTTCCCAATGCGGATTGCGCAAGAAACGACAGTCAAACACCATATCGACGGAGCGGGGCAAGCCGCGTTTGTATGAAAAAGACTGAACAGACACGTTCAGCAGGCGCTTTCCGTCGGGGGCAAACCACTGCTCCACCTCGGTACGCAACTGATGGATGTTGAGGTGTGTTGTCTCAATCAGGACATCGGCCCGCGAGCGCAGCGGGCGCAGCAGCCCTTCCTCACGTTCTATACCGGCAATAGGCGGCCCCCCATCCGACAAAGGATGCCGTCTGCGCGTCTCGGAAAACCTTTGCAACAATACGTCCGGCGCACAATCAAGGTACAATAAATCAACGCTCAGCTCGGACCGACCTGAAAGACGGCTCATCAGATCAAGAACGGCATTTGTCGAAAACCCCCGCGTGCGCGCATCAATGCCAAGCGCGAGGGGGCGCGTTTGTGTGCTGTCTTCGATCAGGCCCATAAGCATATTCATGGGCAAATTGTCGATGGTTTCGAAGCCGGCGTCTTCTAGCACATTCAACGCTGTTGAACGTCCGGCACCGGAAGGTCCCGTCACAAGAACACAGCGCCGCCTGTTTACAGGCAGATCGGAACCAGCGGAGAATGATACATCAGTCATCGTTCGGGAGGTATTCCTGCTTTGAGCCAAAGCAAGATGGCCGAGGCAAAATATGGCTGTGCAACGTTCCAAAGGCAAGGGATCTCTACCCCCAAGACGGTAAAGCTATGGCTTTCGGGTAGACGCGCAGTTTCTTTCCGGTCCAGATCGATCACCAGTCTGACC
The Sulfitobacter noctilucicola genome window above contains:
- the rapZ gene encoding RNase adapter RapZ, which produces MTDVSFSAGSDLPVNRRRCVLVTGPSGAGRSTALNVLEDAGFETIDNLPMNMLMGLIEDSTQTRPLALGIDARTRGFSTNAVLDLMSRLSGRSELSVDLLYLDCAPDVLLQRFSETRRRHPLSDGGPPIAGIEREEGLLRPLRSRADVLIETTHLNIHQLRTEVEQWFAPDGKRLLNVSVQSFSYKRGLPRSVDMVFDCRFLRNPHWEPSLRDADGRDSAVAAYVKEDPLFASFAEQVFDLSALLLPAFREEGKSNISIAFGCTGGKHRSVALAEQHALRLAQQGWQVSIRHRELDRQLEGHGTL